From the Lolium rigidum isolate FL_2022 chromosome 2, APGP_CSIRO_Lrig_0.1, whole genome shotgun sequence genome, one window contains:
- the LOC124686396 gene encoding guanine nucleotide-binding protein subunit gamma 2-like, which yields MRGEANGGDRRLRGEEEEEQPQQQEQAARPSSGRQQQPEAVAPRNVGYVGKHRLSAAIQRLDQELQSLQDELDELETMESASAACKEVITSTEGKPDPLLPITSSPEDSSWDRWFQRVRSSRSNKWWQSKGSDFA from the exons ATGAGGGGCGAAGCCAACGGAGGGGACCGGCGGCTgcggggcgaggaggaggaggagcagccacAGCAGCAAGAGCAGGCGGCCAGGCCTTCCTCGgggcggcagcagcagccggaGGCGGTGGCGCCGAGGAACGTCGGGTACGTCGGGAAGCACCGCCTCTCCGCCGCCATCCAGCGCCTCGACCAGGAGCTGCAGTCACTCCAG GATGAACTGGATGAGCTTGAAACCATGGAATCTGCATCTGCGGCATGCAAGGA GGTGATCACAAGTACTGAAGGAAAACCTGACCCACTTCTTCCAAT CACAAGTAGCCCAGAGGACTCCTCATGGGACAGATGGTTTCAGCGTGTGCGAAGCTCTCGCAGCAACAAATGGTGGCAATCCAAAGGCTCTGATTTTGCCTAA
- the LOC124686397 gene encoding delta-aminolevulinic acid dehydratase, chloroplastic-like — protein MASTVAFSPAVAVGANVQRSRRTSLPRPVQRARPVAARSSSEQVVQARSGRTIDECEADAVDGKFPAAPPPNRPQAPSGTPEIRPLDMAKRPRRNRRSPALRAAFQETSITPANLVLPLFIHEGEEDTPIGAMPGCFRLGWRHGLLEEVYKSRDVGVNSFVLFPKVPDGLKTQTGDEAYNDNGLVPRTIRLLKDKYPDIVIYTDVALDPYSSDGHDGIVREDGVIMNDETVHQLCKQAVSQARAGADVVSPSDMMDGRIGAIRSALDAEGFHDVSIMSYTAKYASSFYGPFREALDSNPRFGDKKTYQMNPANYREALIETASDEAEGADILLVKPGLPYLDIIRLLRDNSALPIAAYQVSGEYSMIKAGGVLKMVDEEKVMMESLLCLRRAGADIILTYFARQAANVLCGTKPRT, from the exons ATGGCCTCCACCGTCGCCTTCTCACCGGCCGTCGCCGTTGGAGCCAATGTACAGCGCTCTCGGAGGACTTCTTTGCCACGGCCCGTCCAGAGAGCCAGGCCCGTGGCCGCGAGGTCCAGCTCCGAGCAGGTCGTCCAGGCGAGGTCGGGGAGGACCATCGATGAGTGCGAGGCGGACGCCGTCGACGGGAAGTTccccgcggcgccgccgccgaacAGGCCGCAGGCGCCCAGCGGCACCCCGGAGATCAGGCCCCTC GACATGGCGAAGCGCCCTCGCCGGAACCGAAGGTCGCCCGCGCTCCGGGCAGCGTTCCAGGAGACCAGCATTACCCCCGCGAACCTTGTCCTCCCTCTATTCATCCACGAAGGTGAAGAGGACACTCCCATTGGAGCTATGCCCGGGTGCTTCAGGCTTGGCTGGAGGCATGGGCTTCTAGAAGAG GTGTACAAGTCACGTGATGTTGGTGTTAACAGCTTTGTGCTATTCCCAAAGGTTCCTGATGGATTAAAG ACACAAACGGGAGACGAGGCTTATAATGATAATGGTTTAGTACCCCGAACAATCCGTCTGCTCAAGGATAAGTACCCTGACATT GTTATTTACACTGATGTTGCTTTGGATCCTTATTCTTCTGATGGGCACGATGGCATTGTGAGAGAAGATG GAGTTATTATGAATGATGAAACAGTccatcagctttgcaagcaagcagTTTCCCAG GCCCGAGCTGGTGCTGATGTTGTTAGTCCTAGTGACATGATGGATGGTCGTATTGGAGCAATCCGGTCTGCTCTCGATGCGGAGGGTTTCCATGATGTTTCCATCATGTCCTACACTGCAAA GTATGCTAGTTCATTTTATGGTCCATTCCGTGAAGCTTTGGATTCAAATCCACGATTCGGTGACAAGAAGAC CTATCAGATGAACCCAGCCAATTACAGAGAAGCCCTTATAGAAACTGCATCAGATGAGGCAGAAGGAGCAGACATCCTTCTG GTGAAACCTGGATTACCATACTTGGATATTATCCGACTTCTACGGGATAATTCAGCCTTGCCGATTGCTGCATACCAG GTTTCGGGCGAGTACTCGATGATCAAGGCCGGTGGCGTGCTGAAGATGGTGGACGAGGAGAAGGTGATGATGGAGTCGCTGCTGTGCCTGCGGCGCGCCGGCGCCGACATCATCCTCACCTACTTCGCCCGCCAGGCCGCCAACGTCCTCTGCGGTACCAAGCCTAGGACGTAG
- the LOC124689699 gene encoding leucine-rich repeat extensin-like protein 4 — MIPRGMAPLLALLLLGLLSAATAQQEGNVAEQLAASLATRFDAPPSWPFPNPRLRAAYAALQAWKQTAIFSDPSNFTANWLGPNVCAYTGVYCAADPSAYGLLTVAGIDLNHADIAGFLPAFLPLGLPDLALLHLNSNRLCGIIPDTFKRLRLLHELDLSNNRFVGAFPEVVLTLPSLKYLDLRFNDFEGAIPPALFDRPLDAIFLNSNRLRNPIPANLGNSPASVVVLAHNKLGGCIPPSIGNMADTLDEIVLIDDQLVGCVPPQVGLLKKVTVFDVSDNRLQGAIPAAVGGMAAVEQLDFAGNVFEGAVPAGVCGLAGLKNFTYTNNFIVSRPGCAQATADGAWNCIPGAPAQRPPAQCAYAAAHPFDCSKSQCQAGAGYTPSPTPTPTPGGGGHSGGGQPSTSPSYPSPPSSGTTPSSHSPPSSGTTPSYPSPPSSGTTPSYPSPPSSDTTPSYPSPPSSDTTPSSHSPPDGSTTPSPPKGSTTPTYPTPPSSSSTPSYHSPPQGHTTPSYPSPSHGGSTTPSYPTPPSSSSTPSYHSPPQSTPTTPSPPSGSTTPVGGHAPPSPTSYNKPDGRYAPPPGSYGPNPSTPPSSTPSSGSPPHSSGSHPTPSPPTEYPGYAAPGTPTTTPPSSTHPGTPSSPSGTPTTPSSPEHCAPPSHGGGTGGHPTPTPSGANLPFPPVYGVSYGSPPPPVKPHY, encoded by the coding sequence ATGATcccgcgcggcatggcgccgcTGCTCGCGCTCCTGCTGCTCGGACTGCTATCTGCAGCGACGGCGCAGCAGGAGGGCAATGTGGCTGAGCAGTTGGCGGCCTCACTCGCCACCCGCTTCGACGCGCCGCCGTCCTGGCCGTTCCCGAACCCGCGCCTCCGGGCCGCCTACGCCGCGCTGCAGGCCTGGAAGCAGACGGCCATCTTCTCCGACCCATCCAACTTCACCGCCAACTGGCTCGGCCCCAACGTCTGCGCCTACACCGGCGTCTACTGCGCCGCCGACCCCTCCGCCTACGGCCTCCTCACGGTGGCCGGGATCGACCTCAACCACGCCGACATCGCCGGCTTCCTGCCCGCCTTCCTCCCGCTCGGCCTCCCGGACCTGGCCCTCCTCCACCTCAACTCCAACCGCCTCTGCGGCATCATCCCGGACACCTTCAAGCGCCTGCGCCTCCTCCACGAGCTCGACCTCAGCAACAACCGCTTCGTCGGCGCCTTCCCGGAGGTCGTCCTCACCCTCCCTTCCCTCAAGTACCTCGACCTCCGCTTCAACGACTTCGAGGGCGCCATCCCGCCCGCGCTCTTCGACCGCCCGCTCGACGCCATCTTCCTCAACTCCAACCGCCTCCGCAACCCCATCCCCGCCAACCTCGGCAACTCCCCCGCCTCCGTCGTCGTGCTCGCGCACAACAAGCTCGGCGGCTGCATCCCGCCCTCCATCGGCAACATGGCCGACACGCTCGACGAGATCGTGCTCATTGACGACCAGCTCGTCGGCTGCGTCCCGCCGCAGGTCGGCCTGCTCAAGAAGGTCACCGTGTTCGATGTCAGCGACAACAGGCTCCAGGGCGCCATCCCGGCCGCCGTTGGCGGGATGGCGGCGGTGGAGCAGCTCGATTTCGCGGGGAACGTGTTCGAGGGCGCCGTGCCGGCTGGCGTGTGCGGCCTCGCTGGGCTCAAGaacttcacatacaccaacaACTTCATCGTCTCGCGGCCGGGGTGCGCGCAGGCCACCGCCGACGGCGCGTGGAATTGTAtccctggtgcgccggcacagCGGCCGCCCGCGCAGTGCGCCTACGCTGCGGCGCACCCGTTCGACTGCAGCAAGTCCCAATGCCAGGCCGGGGCGGGGTACACTCCTTCGCCAACTCCCACGCCCACGCCAGGTGGTGGTGGACACAGCGGAGGTGGCCAGCCTTCGACGAGCCCCTCGTACCCGTCGCCGCCGTCAAGTGGCACCACTCCGTCGTCGCACTCGCCCCCGTCGAGTGGCACTACACCTTCGtacccgtcgccgccgtcgagtgGCACCACGCCTTCGTACCCATCGCCGCCGTCGAGTGACACCACGCCTTCGTACCCATCTCCGCCGTCGAGTGACACCACACCGTCGTCCCACTCGCCACCCGATGGATCCACCACGCCGTCACCACCCAAGGGCTCGACCACGCCGACCTACCCGACGCCGCCATCAAGCTCCAGCACCCCGTCGTACCACTCGCCGCCCCAAGGACACACCACCCCGTCGTACCCGTCGCCATCCCACGGCGGCTCGACCACGCCGTCGTACCCGACGCCGCCGTCAAGCTCCAGCACCCCGTCGTACCACTCGCCGCCGCAGAGCACGCCGACGACACCATCTCCGCCGTCTGGCTCCACGACGCCGGTAGGAGGCCACGCGCCGCCTTCCCCGACCTCGTACAACAAGCCGGACGGGCGGTACGCGCCGCCGCCGGGCTCGTACGGCCCCAACCCGTCAACGCCCCCGTCGTCCACACCGTCGTCCGGCTCTCCGCCACACTCCTCCGGCAGCCaccccacgccgtcgccgcccacaGAGTACCCGGGCTACGCGGCGCCGGGGACGCCAACCACGACGCCTCCATCATCCACGCACCCCGGCACCCCGTCGTCGCCGTCAGGAACACCAACAACGCCGTCCTCGCCAGAGCATTGCGCGCCGCCATCGCATGGCGGCGGCACCGGTGGTCACCCGACGCCCACGCCGTCCGGCGCGAACCTGCCGTTCCCGCCGGTCTACGGCGTGTCGTACGGATCACCGCCGCCCCCAGTGAAGCCGCACTACTAG